From Suricata suricatta isolate VVHF042 chromosome 1, meerkat_22Aug2017_6uvM2_HiC, whole genome shotgun sequence, a single genomic window includes:
- the TMEM33 gene encoding transmembrane protein 33 gives MAETAPNGPQGAGAVQFMMTNKLDTAMWLSRLFTVYCSALFVLPLLGLHEAASFYQRALLANALTSALRLHQRLPHFQLSRAFLAQALLEDSCHYLLYSLIFVNSYPVTMSIFPVLLFSLLHAATYTKKVLDAKGSNSLPLLRSVLDKLSANQQNILKFIACNEIFLMPATVFMLFSGQGSLLQPFIYYRFLTLRYSSRRNPYCRTLFNELRIVVEHVIMKPACPLFVRRLCLQSIAFISRLAPTVA, from the exons caaTTCATGATGACCAATAAACTGGACACGGCCATGTGGCTTTCTCGATTGTTCACAGTTTACTGCTCTGCTTTGTTTGTTCTGCCTCTTCTTGG GTTGCACGAAGCTGCCAGCTTCTACCAGCGCGCTCTGCTGGCCAACGCCCTCACCAGCGCGCTGCGGCTGCACCAGAGACTCCCGCACTTCCAGCTCAGCAGAGCGTTCCTGGCCCAGGCCTTGTTAGAAGACAGCTGCCACTACCTGTTGTACTCCCTCATCTTTGTCAATTCCTACCCTGTTACAA tgagtatttttcctgtgttgttaTTCTCTTTGCTTCATGCGGCCACATATACGAAAAAGGTTCTTGAT gCGAAGGGTTCAAATAGTTTACCTTTGCTGAGATCTGTCTTGGATAAACTAAGTGCTAATCAACAGAATATTCTGAAATTCATTGCTTGTAATGAAATATTCTTGATGCCTGCTAcagtttttatgctttttag tggTCAAGGGAGTTTGCTCCAGCCTTTTATCTACTATAGATTTCTCACTCTTCGGTATTCCTCTCGAAGAAATCCGTATTGTCG GACCTTGTTTAATGAACTGAGGATTGTTGTTGAACATGTAATAATGAAACCTGCTTGCCCGCTGTTTGTGAGAAGACTTTGTCTCCAGAGTATTGCTTTTATAAGCAGATTGGCACCAACAGTTGCGTAG